The segment AATAGCATACCTGTCATCATTAAGCCCAATACAACAACCTTTACAATAGCCCCTTTGCCATCGTAATCACTAAACGTATCTAATGTGGCAATAAAGAATACCGTCATTGCGAAAAAATAAAATATATTTTTTTTCACTGAAACCCAATGATGAATTAAATAAATTAACATCCAAATAAGAACAAGGAACAACACAGTTCTAAAGGCATCTGATACTTGTCCAAAATCACCCGATAAAATGGTTGTCATATTCCATTTCCATTCAGCGAGTAAAAACGGTAGTGTCTTGCTTGATAATACAGGGCTATCATTATAAATATAAGCGATAAACCAAGTAATATAGCCAAGCTTCACTAATCCTGATAATAGTGGATGCACACGCAATAAGCTTAGCGCTAACGATAAACCAATAAAGACAAGGAAAAATTGAAATCCTCCAGTATTCGTTAGTTGCATAATTGGAACAAGCCATTCACGCAAAATAAAAAATATAATAATATAAGCAACAGCTAATTCTAAAAATTCCGCTACAGATTGTTTCACGGCTTCATCACCTCCGTGAATAGATGATAAAAGTCTGCTGGGTTTACATAAATAATTGTCATATGTTTATAACGCGTCATAAGCTCTGATTGTACAGGTGGCTCTTTTGCCACTACAAAGCAAATACAGCTTTTCACTATATTTGCAAGAGTATGTAGTAATTCATCTGATACATCGCTTGTTACATAAAACAATGTGGCAACTTGCTTAAAGGCTTGTTGGTCATGGAAACGAAATTTTACATGCTCTGTAGGTTTAATGGCTGCTAAATGATGCATAACCTGCTCTAACTGCTTATGTCCTTGAATAACGGGAAAGACTTTTGTTGTTTTTCCTGCTGCAATAAAGGATATATCTCCACGCTCTTGTACAATCATTTGTAGCATGGATGCGGCTAGCTCAATTTTTTCTTCAAACAGCGGTGAGCTTTTGGCATCAAGCACAAGCATTAGCTCAGAAGATTGCCGATCCTCAAACTCTTTTGATTGCAAGGTTTGCGTTTTTGCAAAGGACTTCCAATGTATCCATGAGAAACGATCACCTGGTACATACTCACGTAAGCCGACAGCCATTGATGTATCCTTCACAATCGAATAAGGTGATAGCATTGTACCAACATCATATTTTGTTTGAAGGGGAGCATATTTCATCTCTCGTATTCTTGGATAAACTAAAATTGTTTGTTCCTTTTCTGCAATGATAAGCTTTTTAGCCCAGCCAAAAAAGTCATAGAAAATAATTGTAACACCTAAATAGCGATGCTCGCCGCGGGGCATATTATCCAATTCATAATGCCAGCTAAATCTTTTTCGAAAGCCAACAAATTTCACCGCATTTACACTTTGCTTTTTAGCTTGTACAAGCCCTTCGCTATCTACTTGTTCCTCCATCATCATATAAGCAAAAGGGAAGCGTGTTTTTCTTTCTACCGTAATCATCACTTTTGCTGATTGTCCTCGCTCCACATGTGCAGGTTCAATTTTTCGCTCTACTAGTAAAATATGTTCCTTCACAATAAAAAACAATAGCGCATACACTAAAAATGGACTTACTGTAAAAAATACAAACCAGCTAACAAATCCACCTTGAAACATAGCATAGGAGAACGTTAATACCATTAATAACAGAACTAATAGGAAATGTTTTGTTTTATCAAGGAACACTTTCCATTGCTTCATTGTTCTGCAAACCTTTTTGTTGGTACTGGCGTTTGAGTAATAATACGCTCAAGAATTTCATCTGCTGTTACATTATCATAACGTGCATCTGGCTTTAACACTAAGCGATGGCTAAAGACAAATGGCACGAGGTATTGAACATCATCAGGTGTTACATAGCTGCGCCCTTTCAAAAATGCATAAGCTTGAGATGCTTTCATTAGTGCCAGTGTTGCCCTTGGACTTACCCCTAAATGGATATAATTATTTTCCCTTGTCTGGTTTGCAAGCTCCACCATATAGTTTTTAACTGAATCTTCCACATAAACACCTTGTACAAGGTCCTGTAATTCATTTAATTGAGCAACAGATAGCACAGCCTCAATATTTTCAATAGGCTTACTATTTTCAGCTCTACGCAAAATTTCTACTTCTTGCCCTCTAGTTGGATAGCCCATCTTTATTTTCAGCAAAAACCGATCAAGCTGTGCTTCTGGCAATGGATATGTTCCTTCATGTTCAATCGGATTTTGTGTAGCCATTACAAAAAATGGCTGATGTATTGCAAGAGTATTCCCATCAATCGTCACAGAGGACTCTTCCATAGCCTCCAGTAATGCGGACTGTGTTTTAGGAGAGGTACGATTAATTTCATCCGCTAATACAACGTCACCCATAATCGGACCTGGGCGAAATTCAAATTCCATTGTTTTTGGATTGTAAATCGAAATACCTACAACATCAGATGGCAATAAATCTGGTGTAAATTGAATACGTTTAAATTGAGCATCAAAAGATTTTGCAAGGGAGCGTACCATCATTGTTTTTCCAACACCAGGTACATCCTCTAGTAGCACATGCCCTCTTGCTAACAAAGCAACAATGCTAAGCTCAGCTACCTCTCTTTTGCCAATAATCACTTTTTCAATATTTTCCAAAACAGCTTTTAACTGTGAATTCATAAGTCAAAATAACCTCCCATTTCTATAGAAAAATTATGTG is part of the Lysinibacillus sp. FSL K6-0232 genome and harbors:
- a CDS encoding DUF58 domain-containing protein codes for the protein MKQWKVFLDKTKHFLLVLLLMVLTFSYAMFQGGFVSWFVFFTVSPFLVYALLFFIVKEHILLVERKIEPAHVERGQSAKVMITVERKTRFPFAYMMMEEQVDSEGLVQAKKQSVNAVKFVGFRKRFSWHYELDNMPRGEHRYLGVTIIFYDFFGWAKKLIIAEKEQTILVYPRIREMKYAPLQTKYDVGTMLSPYSIVKDTSMAVGLREYVPGDRFSWIHWKSFAKTQTLQSKEFEDRQSSELMLVLDAKSSPLFEEKIELAASMLQMIVQERGDISFIAAGKTTKVFPVIQGHKQLEQVMHHLAAIKPTEHVKFRFHDQQAFKQVATLFYVTSDVSDELLHTLANIVKSCICFVVAKEPPVQSELMTRYKHMTIIYVNPADFYHLFTEVMKP
- a CDS encoding AAA family ATPase, with translation MNSQLKAVLENIEKVIIGKREVAELSIVALLARGHVLLEDVPGVGKTMMVRSLAKSFDAQFKRIQFTPDLLPSDVVGISIYNPKTMEFEFRPGPIMGDVVLADEINRTSPKTQSALLEAMEESSVTIDGNTLAIHQPFFVMATQNPIEHEGTYPLPEAQLDRFLLKIKMGYPTRGQEVEILRRAENSKPIENIEAVLSVAQLNELQDLVQGVYVEDSVKNYMVELANQTRENNYIHLGVSPRATLALMKASQAYAFLKGRSYVTPDDVQYLVPFVFSHRLVLKPDARYDNVTADEILERIITQTPVPTKRFAEQ